The following are encoded in a window of Corvus moneduloides isolate bCorMon1 chromosome 26, bCorMon1.pri, whole genome shotgun sequence genomic DNA:
- the MAPT gene encoding microtubule-associated protein tau isoform X8 produces MMEDHAPGQEKHFSSGYPLQIPVDDGSDEPVSETSDAKSTPTTEDATAPLVEEGDHEDQGGAEQHGEIPEGTTAEEAGVGATPNLEDHAAGDATQGEPSSPKLQPGPQECVGEAVKGASQPPEQGAGLQQPPLSRETKAPAAAPTRIEVTIPIPLDMYQGSGASEGSSELWDQGGREGVGVEPELGRGVRTEGLAGAGGTGDHKDGPSPLCARAPLKEDSSGRERDQDRDIDETSEQGLPSLVDHRVSLGPEKGLCPAAAKETHEEHDGENKSKDVLRDTPGEALLTEAESHKAGEDQEEKQQPLGGEGGLDVTPSEPSESVSQKEAEPKEGEDSGPVLEAAKLPAEVEDDMKDKDAPSEEVVPDAGGRWTPRKKPSGLAADKATRVPLLKGRVDKEGTEADEKKPKAKTGTARTGQAQRNSTNATRIPAKTPTAPKTPPSSGRKEQKKTPPAAAKTEKGEQPKSGDRSGYSSPGSPGTPGSRSRTPSLPTPPAREPKKVAVVRTPPKSPASAKTRVQPSAAPMPDLKNVKSKIGSTDNLKHQPGGGKVQIINKKLDFSSVQSKCGSKDNIKHIPGGGSVQIINKKLDFSSVQSRCGSKDNIKHIPGGGSVQIVYKPVDLSHVTSKCGSLGNIHHKPGGGQVEVKSEKLDFKDKVQSKIGSLDNISHVPGGGNKKIETHKLTFRENAKAKTDHGAEIVYKSPTISGDASPRRLSNVSSTGSINLVDSPQLATLADEVSASLAKQGL; encoded by the exons ATGCCACAGCACCTTTAGTGGAGGAAGGAGACCACGAGGATCAGGGTGGTGCGGAACAGCACGGGGAGATCCCAGAAGGAACCACAG ctgaagaGGCGGGGGTAGGAGCCACTCCCAACCTGGAGGATCACGCTGCAGGAGACGCCACTCAAG GCGAGCCGAGCTCTCCAaagctccagcctggccctcaGGAGTGTGTGGGAGAGGCAGTAAAAGGTGCCAGCCAGCCCCCAGAGCAGGGAGCGGGGCTTCAGCAGCCGCCTCTGTCGCGTGAAACAAAGGCCccggcagcagctcccaccagaATTGAGGTCACCATCCCAATACCCCTGGATATGTACCAAGGCTCTGGAGCATCCGAAGGCAGCAGTGAGTTGTGGGATCAGGGAGGCAGAGAAGGCGTCGGTgtggagccagagctgggccGTGGCGTGCGCACGGAGGGtctggcaggagcaggtggcacaggtgacCATAAAGATGGACCATCTCCTTTGTGTGCCAGAGCCCCGTTAAAAGAAGATTCCAGCGGACGGGAGAGAGATCAGGACCGGGATATTGATGAAACTTCTGAGCAAGGTTTGCCTTCCCTTGTGGATCATCGTGTTTCACTGGGACCTGAAAAGGGCTtgtgtccagcagcagccaaggagACTCATGAAGAACATGATGGAGAAAACAAGTCCAAAGATGTCCTCAGAGACACCCCAGGAGAGGCACTTCTGACTGAAGCTGAGTCACATAAAGCAGGAGAGGACCAAGAGGAGAAACAACAGCCACTGGGGGGAGAAGGAGGTCTGGATGTGACCCCATCAGAGCCTTCTGAAAGTGTCTCCCAAAAAGAGGCTGAGCCCAAGGAGGGAGAAGATTCCGGGCCCGTGCTAGAAGCAGCCAAACTGCCTGCTGAGGTAGAAGATGATATGAAGGACAAAGATGCTCCTTCGGAAGAGGTTGTGCCAGATGCAGGGGGCCGCTGGACGCCCAGGAAGAAGCCCAGTGGCCTGGCTGCAGACAAGGCCACTCGTGTCCCTCTCCTCAAAG GTCGTGTTGACAAGGAAGGGACCGAAGCTGATGAAAAGAAACCCAAG GCGAAGACGGGCACGGCACGCACGGGGCAGGCGCAGAGGAACTCCACCAACGCCACCCGCATCCCGGCCAAGACCCCCACGGCCCCCAAGACCCCTCCCAGCTCCG gcagaaaggagcagaaaaaaacacctcctgcagcagcaaagacTGAGAAAG GTGAGCAGCCAAAGTCTGGAGACAGAAGCGGTTACAGCAGTCCCGGCTCCCCCGGGACTCCAGGCAGCCGTTCCCGCACCCCCTCTCTGCCCACCCCACCAGCCAGGGAGCCCAAGAAGGTGGCAGTGGTTCGCACCCCACCGAAATCTCCCGCCTCTGCCAAGACCCGCGTCCAGCCGTCGGCCGCGCCCATGCCCGACCTGAAAAACGTCAAGTCCAAAATTGGCTCCACTGATAACCTCAAGCACCAGCCTGGAGGTGGCAAG GTGCAGATAATTAATAAGAAGCTGGACTTTAGCAGCGTTCAATCCAAGTGTGGCTCAAAGGATAATATCAAACACATCCCGGGCGGAGGCAGT GTGCAGATAATTAATAAGAAGCTGGACTTTAGCAGCGTTCAATCCAGGTGTGGCTCAAAGGATAATATCAAACACATCCCGGGCGGAGGCAGT GTGCAAATCGTTTACAAACCAGTCGACCTGAGCCATGTGACATCCAAATGTGGTTCCCTGGGCAACATCCATCACAAGCCAG GTGGTGGCCAGGTGGAGGTGAAATCTGAGAAACTGGACTTCAAAGATAAGGTGCAGTCGAAAATCGGGTCCCTAGATAACATCAGCCACGTCCCTGGAGGAGGCAATAAAAAG ATTGAGACTCACAAGCTGACCTTCCGCGAGAACGCCAAAGCCAAGACCGACCACGGCGCCGAAATCGTCTACAAGTCCCCGACCATCTCCGGAGATGCCTCCCCGCGCCGCCTTAGCAACGTCTCCTCCACCGGCAGCATCAACCTGGTGGACTCCCCCCAGCTGGCCACGCTAGCCGACGAGGTGTCCGCCTCGCTGGCCAAGCAGGGCTTGTGA
- the MAPT gene encoding microtubule-associated protein tau isoform X2: MMEDHAPGQEKHFSSGYPLQIPVDDGSDEPVSETSDAKSTPTTEDATAPLVEEGDHEDQGGAEQHGEIPEGTTAEEAGVGATPNLEDHAAGDATQGEPSSPKLQPGPQECVGEAVKGASQPPEQGAGLQQPPLSRETKAPAAAPTRIEVTIPIPLDMYQGSGASEGSSELWDQGGREGVGVEPELGRGVRTEGLAGAGGTGDHKDGPSPLCARAPLKEDSSGRERDQDRDIDETSEQGLPSLVDHRVSLGPEKGLCPAAAKETHEEHDGENKSKDVLRDTPGEALLTEAESHKAGEDQEEKQQPLGGEGGLDVTPSEPSESVSQKEAEPKEGEDSGPVLEAAKLPAEVEDDMKDKDAPSEEVVPDAGGRWTPRKKPSGLAADKATRVPLLKGRVDKEGTEADEKKPKKSSPCPAKPPGSIPPLRHTAPPKPPSSPASASKRASPAAARPAGTGTQETRAKAKTGTARTGQAQRNSTNATRIPAKTPTAPKTPPSSGEQPKSGDRSGYSSPGSPGTPGSRSRTPSLPTPPAREPKKVAVVRTPPKSPASAKTRVQPSAAPMPDLKNVKSKIGSTDNLKHQPGGGKVQIINKKLDFSSVQSKCGSKDNIKHIPGGGSVQIINKKLDFSSVQSRCGSKDNIKHIPGGGSVQIVYKPVDLSHVTSKCGSLGNIHHKPGGGQVEVKSEKLDFKDKVQSKIGSLDNISHVPGGGNKKIETHKLTFRENAKAKTDHGAEIVYKSPTISGDASPRRLSNVSSTGSINLVDSPQLATLADEVSASLAKQGL; the protein is encoded by the exons ATGCCACAGCACCTTTAGTGGAGGAAGGAGACCACGAGGATCAGGGTGGTGCGGAACAGCACGGGGAGATCCCAGAAGGAACCACAG ctgaagaGGCGGGGGTAGGAGCCACTCCCAACCTGGAGGATCACGCTGCAGGAGACGCCACTCAAG GCGAGCCGAGCTCTCCAaagctccagcctggccctcaGGAGTGTGTGGGAGAGGCAGTAAAAGGTGCCAGCCAGCCCCCAGAGCAGGGAGCGGGGCTTCAGCAGCCGCCTCTGTCGCGTGAAACAAAGGCCccggcagcagctcccaccagaATTGAGGTCACCATCCCAATACCCCTGGATATGTACCAAGGCTCTGGAGCATCCGAAGGCAGCAGTGAGTTGTGGGATCAGGGAGGCAGAGAAGGCGTCGGTgtggagccagagctgggccGTGGCGTGCGCACGGAGGGtctggcaggagcaggtggcacaggtgacCATAAAGATGGACCATCTCCTTTGTGTGCCAGAGCCCCGTTAAAAGAAGATTCCAGCGGACGGGAGAGAGATCAGGACCGGGATATTGATGAAACTTCTGAGCAAGGTTTGCCTTCCCTTGTGGATCATCGTGTTTCACTGGGACCTGAAAAGGGCTtgtgtccagcagcagccaaggagACTCATGAAGAACATGATGGAGAAAACAAGTCCAAAGATGTCCTCAGAGACACCCCAGGAGAGGCACTTCTGACTGAAGCTGAGTCACATAAAGCAGGAGAGGACCAAGAGGAGAAACAACAGCCACTGGGGGGAGAAGGAGGTCTGGATGTGACCCCATCAGAGCCTTCTGAAAGTGTCTCCCAAAAAGAGGCTGAGCCCAAGGAGGGAGAAGATTCCGGGCCCGTGCTAGAAGCAGCCAAACTGCCTGCTGAGGTAGAAGATGATATGAAGGACAAAGATGCTCCTTCGGAAGAGGTTGTGCCAGATGCAGGGGGCCGCTGGACGCCCAGGAAGAAGCCCAGTGGCCTGGCTGCAGACAAGGCCACTCGTGTCCCTCTCCTCAAAG GTCGTGTTGACAAGGAAGGGACCGAAGCTGATGAAAAGAAACCCAAG AAATCCTCACCCTGCCCTGCCAAACCCCCCGGCTCCATCCCCCCCCTCCGACACACAGCCCCTCCGAAACcaccctccagccctgcctctgcctccaAGCGAGCCTCTCCTGCCGCAGCCCGGCCTGCCGGTACAGGGACGCAGGAGACAAGAGCCAAG GCGAAGACGGGCACGGCACGCACGGGGCAGGCGCAGAGGAACTCCACCAACGCCACCCGCATCCCGGCCAAGACCCCCACGGCCCCCAAGACCCCTCCCAGCTCCG GTGAGCAGCCAAAGTCTGGAGACAGAAGCGGTTACAGCAGTCCCGGCTCCCCCGGGACTCCAGGCAGCCGTTCCCGCACCCCCTCTCTGCCCACCCCACCAGCCAGGGAGCCCAAGAAGGTGGCAGTGGTTCGCACCCCACCGAAATCTCCCGCCTCTGCCAAGACCCGCGTCCAGCCGTCGGCCGCGCCCATGCCCGACCTGAAAAACGTCAAGTCCAAAATTGGCTCCACTGATAACCTCAAGCACCAGCCTGGAGGTGGCAAG GTGCAGATAATTAATAAGAAGCTGGACTTTAGCAGCGTTCAATCCAAGTGTGGCTCAAAGGATAATATCAAACACATCCCGGGCGGAGGCAGT GTGCAGATAATTAATAAGAAGCTGGACTTTAGCAGCGTTCAATCCAGGTGTGGCTCAAAGGATAATATCAAACACATCCCGGGCGGAGGCAGT GTGCAAATCGTTTACAAACCAGTCGACCTGAGCCATGTGACATCCAAATGTGGTTCCCTGGGCAACATCCATCACAAGCCAG GTGGTGGCCAGGTGGAGGTGAAATCTGAGAAACTGGACTTCAAAGATAAGGTGCAGTCGAAAATCGGGTCCCTAGATAACATCAGCCACGTCCCTGGAGGAGGCAATAAAAAG ATTGAGACTCACAAGCTGACCTTCCGCGAGAACGCCAAAGCCAAGACCGACCACGGCGCCGAAATCGTCTACAAGTCCCCGACCATCTCCGGAGATGCCTCCCCGCGCCGCCTTAGCAACGTCTCCTCCACCGGCAGCATCAACCTGGTGGACTCCCCCCAGCTGGCCACGCTAGCCGACGAGGTGTCCGCCTCGCTGGCCAAGCAGGGCTTGTGA
- the MAPT gene encoding microtubule-associated protein tau isoform X19, translating to MMEDHAPGQEKHFSSGYPLQIPVDDGSDEPVSETSDAKSTPTTEDATAPLVEEGDHEDQGGAEQHGEIPEGTTAEEAGVGATPNLEDHAAGDATQGRVDKEGTEADEKKPKKSSPCPAKPPGSIPPLRHTAPPKPPSSPASASKRASPAAARPAGTGTQETRAKAKTGTARTGQAQRNSTNATRIPAKTPTAPKTPPSSGEQPKSGDRSGYSSPGSPGTPGSRSRTPSLPTPPAREPKKVAVVRTPPKSPASAKTRVQPSAAPMPDLKNVKSKIGSTDNLKHQPGGGKVQIINKKLDFSSVQSKCGSKDNIKHIPGGGSVQIVYKPVDLSHVTSKCGSLGNIHHKPGGGQVEVKSEKLDFKDKVQSKIGSLDNISHVPGGGNKKIETHKLTFRENAKAKTDHGAEIVYKSPTISGDASPRRLSNVSSTGSINLVDSPQLATLADEVSASLAKQGL from the exons ATGCCACAGCACCTTTAGTGGAGGAAGGAGACCACGAGGATCAGGGTGGTGCGGAACAGCACGGGGAGATCCCAGAAGGAACCACAG ctgaagaGGCGGGGGTAGGAGCCACTCCCAACCTGGAGGATCACGCTGCAGGAGACGCCACTCAAG GTCGTGTTGACAAGGAAGGGACCGAAGCTGATGAAAAGAAACCCAAG AAATCCTCACCCTGCCCTGCCAAACCCCCCGGCTCCATCCCCCCCCTCCGACACACAGCCCCTCCGAAACcaccctccagccctgcctctgcctccaAGCGAGCCTCTCCTGCCGCAGCCCGGCCTGCCGGTACAGGGACGCAGGAGACAAGAGCCAAG GCGAAGACGGGCACGGCACGCACGGGGCAGGCGCAGAGGAACTCCACCAACGCCACCCGCATCCCGGCCAAGACCCCCACGGCCCCCAAGACCCCTCCCAGCTCCG GTGAGCAGCCAAAGTCTGGAGACAGAAGCGGTTACAGCAGTCCCGGCTCCCCCGGGACTCCAGGCAGCCGTTCCCGCACCCCCTCTCTGCCCACCCCACCAGCCAGGGAGCCCAAGAAGGTGGCAGTGGTTCGCACCCCACCGAAATCTCCCGCCTCTGCCAAGACCCGCGTCCAGCCGTCGGCCGCGCCCATGCCCGACCTGAAAAACGTCAAGTCCAAAATTGGCTCCACTGATAACCTCAAGCACCAGCCTGGAGGTGGCAAG GTGCAGATAATTAATAAGAAGCTGGACTTTAGCAGCGTTCAATCCAAGTGTGGCTCAAAGGATAATATCAAACACATCCCGGGCGGAGGCAGT GTGCAAATCGTTTACAAACCAGTCGACCTGAGCCATGTGACATCCAAATGTGGTTCCCTGGGCAACATCCATCACAAGCCAG GTGGTGGCCAGGTGGAGGTGAAATCTGAGAAACTGGACTTCAAAGATAAGGTGCAGTCGAAAATCGGGTCCCTAGATAACATCAGCCACGTCCCTGGAGGAGGCAATAAAAAG ATTGAGACTCACAAGCTGACCTTCCGCGAGAACGCCAAAGCCAAGACCGACCACGGCGCCGAAATCGTCTACAAGTCCCCGACCATCTCCGGAGATGCCTCCCCGCGCCGCCTTAGCAACGTCTCCTCCACCGGCAGCATCAACCTGGTGGACTCCCCCCAGCTGGCCACGCTAGCCGACGAGGTGTCCGCCTCGCTGGCCAAGCAGGGCTTGTGA
- the MAPT gene encoding microtubule-associated protein tau isoform X24 has translation MMEDHAPGQEKHFSSGYPLQIPVDDGSDEPVSETSDAKSTPTTEDATAPLVEEGDHEDQGGAEQHGEIPEGTTAEEAGVGATPNLEDHAAGDATQGRVDKEGTEADEKKPKKSSPCPAKPPGSIPPLRHTAPPKPPSSPASASKRASPAAARPAGTGTQETRAKAKTGTARTGQAQRNSTNATRIPAKTPTAPKTPPSSGRKEQKKTPPAAAKTEKAREPKKVAVVRTPPKSPASAKTRVQPSAAPMPDLKNVKSKIGSTDNLKHQPGGGKVQIINKKLDFSSVQSKCGSKDNIKHIPGGGSVQIVYKPVDLSHVTSKCGSLGNIHHKPGGGQVEVKSEKLDFKDKVQSKIGSLDNISHVPGGGNKKIETHKLTFRENAKAKTDHGAEIVYKSPTISGDASPRRLSNVSSTGSINLVDSPQLATLADEVSASLAKQGL, from the exons ATGCCACAGCACCTTTAGTGGAGGAAGGAGACCACGAGGATCAGGGTGGTGCGGAACAGCACGGGGAGATCCCAGAAGGAACCACAG ctgaagaGGCGGGGGTAGGAGCCACTCCCAACCTGGAGGATCACGCTGCAGGAGACGCCACTCAAG GTCGTGTTGACAAGGAAGGGACCGAAGCTGATGAAAAGAAACCCAAG AAATCCTCACCCTGCCCTGCCAAACCCCCCGGCTCCATCCCCCCCCTCCGACACACAGCCCCTCCGAAACcaccctccagccctgcctctgcctccaAGCGAGCCTCTCCTGCCGCAGCCCGGCCTGCCGGTACAGGGACGCAGGAGACAAGAGCCAAG GCGAAGACGGGCACGGCACGCACGGGGCAGGCGCAGAGGAACTCCACCAACGCCACCCGCATCCCGGCCAAGACCCCCACGGCCCCCAAGACCCCTCCCAGCTCCG gcagaaaggagcagaaaaaaacacctcctgcagcagcaaagacTGAGAAAG CCAGGGAGCCCAAGAAGGTGGCAGTGGTTCGCACCCCACCGAAATCTCCCGCCTCTGCCAAGACCCGCGTCCAGCCGTCGGCCGCGCCCATGCCCGACCTGAAAAACGTCAAGTCCAAAATTGGCTCCACTGATAACCTCAAGCACCAGCCTGGAGGTGGCAAG GTGCAGATAATTAATAAGAAGCTGGACTTTAGCAGCGTTCAATCCAAGTGTGGCTCAAAGGATAATATCAAACACATCCCGGGCGGAGGCAGT GTGCAAATCGTTTACAAACCAGTCGACCTGAGCCATGTGACATCCAAATGTGGTTCCCTGGGCAACATCCATCACAAGCCAG GTGGTGGCCAGGTGGAGGTGAAATCTGAGAAACTGGACTTCAAAGATAAGGTGCAGTCGAAAATCGGGTCCCTAGATAACATCAGCCACGTCCCTGGAGGAGGCAATAAAAAG ATTGAGACTCACAAGCTGACCTTCCGCGAGAACGCCAAAGCCAAGACCGACCACGGCGCCGAAATCGTCTACAAGTCCCCGACCATCTCCGGAGATGCCTCCCCGCGCCGCCTTAGCAACGTCTCCTCCACCGGCAGCATCAACCTGGTGGACTCCCCCCAGCTGGCCACGCTAGCCGACGAGGTGTCCGCCTCGCTGGCCAAGCAGGGCTTGTGA
- the MAPT gene encoding microtubule-associated protein tau isoform X23, which translates to MMEDHAPGQEKHFSSGYPLQIPVDDGSDEPVSETSDAKSTPTTEDATAPLVEEGDHEDQGGAEQHGEIPEGTTAEEAGVGATPNLEDHAAGDATQGRVDKEGTEADEKKPKKSSPCPAKPPGSIPPLRHTAPPKPPSSPASASKRASPAAARPAGTGTQETRAKAKTGTARTGQAQRNSTNATRIPAKTPTAPKTPPSSGRKEQKKTPPAAAKTEKGEQPKSGDRSGYSSPGSPGTPGSRSRTPSLPTPPAREPKKVAVVRTPPKSPASAKTRVQPSAAPMPDLKNVKSKIGSTDNLKHQPGGGKVQIVYKPVDLSHVTSKCGSLGNIHHKPGGGQVEVKSEKLDFKDKVQSKIGSLDNISHVPGGGNKKIETHKLTFRENAKAKTDHGAEIVYKSPTISGDASPRRLSNVSSTGSINLVDSPQLATLADEVSASLAKQGL; encoded by the exons ATGCCACAGCACCTTTAGTGGAGGAAGGAGACCACGAGGATCAGGGTGGTGCGGAACAGCACGGGGAGATCCCAGAAGGAACCACAG ctgaagaGGCGGGGGTAGGAGCCACTCCCAACCTGGAGGATCACGCTGCAGGAGACGCCACTCAAG GTCGTGTTGACAAGGAAGGGACCGAAGCTGATGAAAAGAAACCCAAG AAATCCTCACCCTGCCCTGCCAAACCCCCCGGCTCCATCCCCCCCCTCCGACACACAGCCCCTCCGAAACcaccctccagccctgcctctgcctccaAGCGAGCCTCTCCTGCCGCAGCCCGGCCTGCCGGTACAGGGACGCAGGAGACAAGAGCCAAG GCGAAGACGGGCACGGCACGCACGGGGCAGGCGCAGAGGAACTCCACCAACGCCACCCGCATCCCGGCCAAGACCCCCACGGCCCCCAAGACCCCTCCCAGCTCCG gcagaaaggagcagaaaaaaacacctcctgcagcagcaaagacTGAGAAAG GTGAGCAGCCAAAGTCTGGAGACAGAAGCGGTTACAGCAGTCCCGGCTCCCCCGGGACTCCAGGCAGCCGTTCCCGCACCCCCTCTCTGCCCACCCCACCAGCCAGGGAGCCCAAGAAGGTGGCAGTGGTTCGCACCCCACCGAAATCTCCCGCCTCTGCCAAGACCCGCGTCCAGCCGTCGGCCGCGCCCATGCCCGACCTGAAAAACGTCAAGTCCAAAATTGGCTCCACTGATAACCTCAAGCACCAGCCTGGAGGTGGCAAG GTGCAAATCGTTTACAAACCAGTCGACCTGAGCCATGTGACATCCAAATGTGGTTCCCTGGGCAACATCCATCACAAGCCAG GTGGTGGCCAGGTGGAGGTGAAATCTGAGAAACTGGACTTCAAAGATAAGGTGCAGTCGAAAATCGGGTCCCTAGATAACATCAGCCACGTCCCTGGAGGAGGCAATAAAAAG ATTGAGACTCACAAGCTGACCTTCCGCGAGAACGCCAAAGCCAAGACCGACCACGGCGCCGAAATCGTCTACAAGTCCCCGACCATCTCCGGAGATGCCTCCCCGCGCCGCCTTAGCAACGTCTCCTCCACCGGCAGCATCAACCTGGTGGACTCCCCCCAGCTGGCCACGCTAGCCGACGAGGTGTCCGCCTCGCTGGCCAAGCAGGGCTTGTGA
- the MAPT gene encoding microtubule-associated protein tau isoform X4, with product MMEDHAPGQEKHFSSGYPLQIPVDDGSDEPVSETSDAKSTPTTEAEEAGVGATPNLEDHAAGDATQGEPSSPKLQPGPQECVGEAVKGASQPPEQGAGLQQPPLSRETKAPAAAPTRIEVTIPIPLDMYQGSGASEGSSELWDQGGREGVGVEPELGRGVRTEGLAGAGGTGDHKDGPSPLCARAPLKEDSSGRERDQDRDIDETSEQGLPSLVDHRVSLGPEKGLCPAAAKETHEEHDGENKSKDVLRDTPGEALLTEAESHKAGEDQEEKQQPLGGEGGLDVTPSEPSESVSQKEAEPKEGEDSGPVLEAAKLPAEVEDDMKDKDAPSEEVVPDAGGRWTPRKKPSGLAADKATRVPLLKGRVDKEGTEADEKKPKKSSPCPAKPPGSIPPLRHTAPPKPPSSPASASKRASPAAARPAGTGTQETRAKAKTGTARTGQAQRNSTNATRIPAKTPTAPKTPPSSGRKEQKKTPPAAAKTEKGEQPKSGDRSGYSSPGSPGTPGSRSRTPSLPTPPAREPKKVAVVRTPPKSPASAKTRVQPSAAPMPDLKNVKSKIGSTDNLKHQPGGGKVQIINKKLDFSSVQSKCGSKDNIKHIPGGGSVQIINKKLDFSSVQSRCGSKDNIKHIPGGGSVQIVYKPVDLSHVTSKCGSLGNIHHKPGGGQVEVKSEKLDFKDKVQSKIGSLDNISHVPGGGNKKIETHKLTFRENAKAKTDHGAEIVYKSPTISGDASPRRLSNVSSTGSINLVDSPQLATLADEVSASLAKQGL from the exons ctgaagaGGCGGGGGTAGGAGCCACTCCCAACCTGGAGGATCACGCTGCAGGAGACGCCACTCAAG GCGAGCCGAGCTCTCCAaagctccagcctggccctcaGGAGTGTGTGGGAGAGGCAGTAAAAGGTGCCAGCCAGCCCCCAGAGCAGGGAGCGGGGCTTCAGCAGCCGCCTCTGTCGCGTGAAACAAAGGCCccggcagcagctcccaccagaATTGAGGTCACCATCCCAATACCCCTGGATATGTACCAAGGCTCTGGAGCATCCGAAGGCAGCAGTGAGTTGTGGGATCAGGGAGGCAGAGAAGGCGTCGGTgtggagccagagctgggccGTGGCGTGCGCACGGAGGGtctggcaggagcaggtggcacaggtgacCATAAAGATGGACCATCTCCTTTGTGTGCCAGAGCCCCGTTAAAAGAAGATTCCAGCGGACGGGAGAGAGATCAGGACCGGGATATTGATGAAACTTCTGAGCAAGGTTTGCCTTCCCTTGTGGATCATCGTGTTTCACTGGGACCTGAAAAGGGCTtgtgtccagcagcagccaaggagACTCATGAAGAACATGATGGAGAAAACAAGTCCAAAGATGTCCTCAGAGACACCCCAGGAGAGGCACTTCTGACTGAAGCTGAGTCACATAAAGCAGGAGAGGACCAAGAGGAGAAACAACAGCCACTGGGGGGAGAAGGAGGTCTGGATGTGACCCCATCAGAGCCTTCTGAAAGTGTCTCCCAAAAAGAGGCTGAGCCCAAGGAGGGAGAAGATTCCGGGCCCGTGCTAGAAGCAGCCAAACTGCCTGCTGAGGTAGAAGATGATATGAAGGACAAAGATGCTCCTTCGGAAGAGGTTGTGCCAGATGCAGGGGGCCGCTGGACGCCCAGGAAGAAGCCCAGTGGCCTGGCTGCAGACAAGGCCACTCGTGTCCCTCTCCTCAAAG GTCGTGTTGACAAGGAAGGGACCGAAGCTGATGAAAAGAAACCCAAG AAATCCTCACCCTGCCCTGCCAAACCCCCCGGCTCCATCCCCCCCCTCCGACACACAGCCCCTCCGAAACcaccctccagccctgcctctgcctccaAGCGAGCCTCTCCTGCCGCAGCCCGGCCTGCCGGTACAGGGACGCAGGAGACAAGAGCCAAG GCGAAGACGGGCACGGCACGCACGGGGCAGGCGCAGAGGAACTCCACCAACGCCACCCGCATCCCGGCCAAGACCCCCACGGCCCCCAAGACCCCTCCCAGCTCCG gcagaaaggagcagaaaaaaacacctcctgcagcagcaaagacTGAGAAAG GTGAGCAGCCAAAGTCTGGAGACAGAAGCGGTTACAGCAGTCCCGGCTCCCCCGGGACTCCAGGCAGCCGTTCCCGCACCCCCTCTCTGCCCACCCCACCAGCCAGGGAGCCCAAGAAGGTGGCAGTGGTTCGCACCCCACCGAAATCTCCCGCCTCTGCCAAGACCCGCGTCCAGCCGTCGGCCGCGCCCATGCCCGACCTGAAAAACGTCAAGTCCAAAATTGGCTCCACTGATAACCTCAAGCACCAGCCTGGAGGTGGCAAG GTGCAGATAATTAATAAGAAGCTGGACTTTAGCAGCGTTCAATCCAAGTGTGGCTCAAAGGATAATATCAAACACATCCCGGGCGGAGGCAGT GTGCAGATAATTAATAAGAAGCTGGACTTTAGCAGCGTTCAATCCAGGTGTGGCTCAAAGGATAATATCAAACACATCCCGGGCGGAGGCAGT GTGCAAATCGTTTACAAACCAGTCGACCTGAGCCATGTGACATCCAAATGTGGTTCCCTGGGCAACATCCATCACAAGCCAG GTGGTGGCCAGGTGGAGGTGAAATCTGAGAAACTGGACTTCAAAGATAAGGTGCAGTCGAAAATCGGGTCCCTAGATAACATCAGCCACGTCCCTGGAGGAGGCAATAAAAAG ATTGAGACTCACAAGCTGACCTTCCGCGAGAACGCCAAAGCCAAGACCGACCACGGCGCCGAAATCGTCTACAAGTCCCCGACCATCTCCGGAGATGCCTCCCCGCGCCGCCTTAGCAACGTCTCCTCCACCGGCAGCATCAACCTGGTGGACTCCCCCCAGCTGGCCACGCTAGCCGACGAGGTGTCCGCCTCGCTGGCCAAGCAGGGCTTGTGA